TTGGCGATGAGACCGCTGGCGAGCATGTAGGTGGGAATACAGACCGACATCGCCACCCAGAGTGAAACGTAGTTGTAGACACCCCAGGAGCGCTCAGTAAACGGGATTGGCGCCAGGTCTTCGTTGTACAGACTGTTGGCCTGCTGCTGCGGCATGATCACCTGTTTTCCTCGGGCCCTTGTTCCCTACGTATGGGCCCTGTCTCAGCATTGTTCAACGATCCCCAGCTTCGCGGTCCGCTCTTCCCATGTCTCTGGAGCAAGACCTCCTGGGACTTCCTTCATGGTGATGCAATCTTCAACCGGACAAACTAGTGAACACAGGTTACATCCGACACACTCGGTCTCGTCCACACGGGGAATCCTGGCAAGCGGCGCCTTATAGTGCCCGTGCGAGACCGCCGGCGGATCCATCTTCGGGATGCGGGTCACTGCGATTGAGCTCATGGTGGCATGGACGGCTTCCATGGGCTTGCGATGCACTTCAACGTGCCCATCCACCGGCCCGGTCACCCGGTCCGTGTGGATGCACTGGTGCGCTCCGTCCCAACAGGCGATGTGGCAGAGGTCGCACCCAATACACAGTGACTCATCGATCTGCGCAACGATCTTATAGTTGAGGTTCAGGTGTTTCCACTCGGTCACCCGTGGCAGGCTTAGGCCACGGAAGTCGTCGAGCGAGGCAAAGCCCTTCTCATCCATCCACTGCGACAGGCCGTCGATCATGTCTTCGACAATGCGGTAGCCGTAGTGCATCACCGCGGTGCAGACCTGCACCGTACCCGCTCCCACCAGCAGGAACTCCGCCGCATCGCGCCAGGTGCCGATTCCTCCAATGGCGCTCATCGGCAGCACTGAAGCCGGGTCGGCCATCACCGACTGCACCATGTTCAGCGCAATGGGTTTTACCGCCGGACCGCAGTAGCCTCCATGCGAGCTCTTACCGTCCACGTTCGGCCGTGGTGTGAAGGTATCCAGATCAATGCCGGTGATGGAGTTGATGGTGTTAATCGCAGAGAGCGCATCGGCCCCGCCCTGTTTTGCTGCGCGCGCTACCACGCGGATATCGGTGATGTTCGGCGTCAGCTTCACCAGCACCGGCGTACGCGCGACCTCCTTCACCCACTCGGTGATCATCTGCGCGTATTCCGGAACCTGCCCGACCGCCGATCCCATGCCGCGTTCGCTCATCCCATGGGGACATCCAAAGTTCAGTTCCAGGCCATCAGAGCCGGCATCTTCGGCTCGCTTCACCATTTCGTGCCAGACATCGCGGCGCGACTCCACCATCAGCGAAGCGATGACGACGTGTTTTGGATACCGGCGCTTCACCTCGGCGATCTCCGCCAGGTTGATCTCAATGGGCCGGTCGCTGATGAGCTCGATATTGTTCAGGCCCATCATGCGCTGCCCTGCCCAGTCGACAGAGCTGTAACGCGAGCTGACATTGGTGATCGGCTCACCGATCGTCTTCCAGACTGCTCCTCCCCAACCGGCGTCAAAGGCACGCATAACCTGTTCGCCACAGTTGGTTGGCGGAGCACTCGCCAGCCAGAAAGGATTGATGCACTCGATACCGGCAAAGGTCGTCTTCAGGCTAGCCATGAGCCACCTCCATTACTCCCAGAGCTGCCGTGATGCCACGTGCGGCTCTCTTGCCATCGGCGACCGCATCCACCACTTCGCGTCCGCCGTTTACGCAGTCGCCGCCGGCGAAGTACTTCGCATGGCTGGTGGCGCCGGTGGCGCGGTCCACCACAACACGTCCTTTGGCGAACTGGATTCCTTTCACCGAAGACAGCCATTCCGCGAGCGGAGACTGGCCGATCGCCGGCACTACGACTTCGGCGGCAAGCTCGGTTCGCATTTCGCCGACGACGAGTTCTCCAGCCTCATTGATCGCTGTCGCGGCGCAAAGCAGCGTGCCTGCCTCCAGTGCAATGGGCTGCCTCCACCACAGGAACTTCACGCCCTCTTGCAGAGCGTGTTCATATTCGAAGCCGAAAGCGGACATCTCCTCCGGCCCGCGTCGATAGACGATGTGAACCTCGTCAGCGCCAAGCCGTTTGGAAGCCACGGCCGCGTCAATCGCGGTATTGCCGCAGCCGATGACAGCCACGGTGCGGCCGATAGAAAGGATCTCTCCGGTCTTGTATCCGGCGATGAGGTCCAGGGCATCCATCACACCGGCCTCTCCACCGGGAATGCGAAGCCGGTGCATCTCTCCAAGCCCGACACCGAGAAAGATCGCGTCGAACTCCTGTTCCAGGGCTTCAAAATCTTCGAGCCCGATCTCACGTTGCAGGATCTCCACGCCCATGGATTGAATCGCCTCTACCTCGCGCAGCGATTCGCTGACCCGCTGTTTGTACTCCGCGACGCCATAGGTATTCAGACCTCCGGCGAGATCGCGCTTATCGAAGACCGTTACTTGAACGCCGGCCTGACGAAGCTCGGCGGCACAGGCCAGGCTCGCAGGGCCACCGCCGATGCAGGCGACTCGCAGTGGCAACTCAGGCCGCTCGCGAACAGGAATCTGAAGGCCGCGTCCATAAAAGTTGTCCATGGCATAGCGCTGCAGCCGGCCGATCATAATCGGCTTCTCAGCGCGGTGATGCATAACGCAGGAGCCTTCACAAAGCACCTCGACCGGACACACGCGAGCACAGCTTCCGGCCAGCACATTGGCTTCAAGAATGCTGCGGGCTGAGCCGGCGATATTGCCGGTGGCGATCTTCTTGATGAAGCGCGGAACGTCGATGTGTGTGGGGCAGGCAGCGGTACAAGGCGCGTCAAAGCAGTTCAGGCAGCGGTTGGCTTCCACCATTGCTGCCTGTGGCGTCAATGCAGGCTTCAGCTCCGGAAAACGAGCTGTAATACCGGCGTGCGGAGTGAATGCGGTGCCCAAAATCGTGGCCCTCCGTTCAAACAAACTGATCGTAGAGATTGCAAGCTACCCCTTCCCACAAGGTAAGTCAATAGAATCAGGGGTTTCCCTATTTGTTCCCGTGACAGGAAAGAAATGACCGGAATCACAGCACTTCTGTGCTAACGCTGATACTGTTAAAGAAGGTTGTCTCCATTAAAGGAACAGATTTTGGCAAATACAGTACTCCCACCCACCACGGAAGCAGAGACGATTAACAGCACGTCTACCGCACCGCATCCCTTCCTGGTAAGTCCCCCCCTGTTGAAGACTCGGCCCAACACCGACGTCTTGATGGGCCGCGCTGCCCAGGGTGGAAAGATCAATTGGATCACGTCCATCTTCATGGGCGCGTTCCATGTGGGAGCGATTGCCGCGCTCTTCTGTTTCTCGTGGAAGAACCTGGCTGCGTTTGTGGTGCTGTACTTCCTCGCCATCAACGTCGGCATCGGTATGTGCTATCACCGCCTGCTGACACACCGCGGATACAAGGTTCCCAAGTGGCTGGAGTACTGCCTGACCATCTGCGGCACACTCGCCCTTGAAGGCGGACCGATCTTCTGGGTAGCGACACACCGCGTCCACCACCAGCTCAGCGACCACGAAGGCGACCCGCACACACCGCATGACGGCACCTGGTGGGCTCATGCCGGCTGGATCATCTCCGGCCGCACCCTGCATACGCACACCGCGATGCTGGCTCGCTACGCTCCTGACCTGACCAAGGACCGTTTCCAGGTCTTCATGTCGAAGTACCACTGGCTCTCGATCGCCACCGCAGCCGCCATCTGCTACGCCATTGGCGGCTGGTCGATGGTGCTTTGGGGCATCTTCCTCCGCACCGTGCTGGGCCTGCACTCGACCTGGCTGGTGAACTCGGCGACGCACCTGTGGGGATCGCGCCGCTTCGAGACGCGTGACGACTCCCGCAATAACTGGTGGGTTGCCCTGCTGACCGGCGGTGAAGGCTGGCACAACAACCATCACGCGCACCCGGTAAGCGCCCGTCACGGCCTGCGCTGGTATGAGTTCGATATCAACTACTACGGCATCTGGGTGCTGGAAAAGCTTGGCCTTGCCAAGAAGGTCCTGATCGCACAGTGGGACCCGCAGGATCCCCGGCCGGCAGGCAGCTAGCCCATAGCAAGTACGATCTATCTCACTGAGGCCCGCATGATGCGGGCCTCAGTTTTTTGCCGGGAAAGCGCGACCATCTGGCGTTCCTCGATACACTTAAGCCGTGCGCATCCTGACCCGCTACATTTTGCGTGAGTTGCTCTCACACGCCCTTCTCGGCGGCGCACTTTTCACCTTCGTGCTTTTCATGCGCGACCTGGAAAAGATTCTTGAGCTGGTCGTGCGCGGTTCGGCGCCGCTGACGGACGTCTTCCGCATCTTTCTCTACACCGTCCCCAATACGCTGACGCTCACGCTGCCCATGTCTGTCCTGGTCGGCGTGCTGCTCGGCCTGTCGCGGCTCGCAGCTGACTCCGAAGTCACAGCGATGCGGGCCAGCGGCGTCGGCGTACTGGACTTCACCCGCATCGTCTCTATCGTCGCGGTCGGAGCCTTTTTGCTTGGACTCGCGAACTCGCTCTATCTCGCACCGCGGGCGGCCTCCGCGCTCATTCAGATTGAGAACCAGCTGAAGCAGTCGCAGGTCAGTTTCGAGGTACAGCCTCGCGTCTTCTATGAAGACTTCAAGGACTACGTCCTCTATGTGCAGGATGTCGTGCCCGGCGTCGGTGCGGCACAGTGGAAAAACGTCTTTCTTGCTGACCTGGCACATCCTGCCTCACCCCTCATCACCACTGCAACCGAAGCGGTCGTGGTCAACGGCGGAAACCAGACCCTCCGCATGAGCATGCATGCGGGCGGTCAACATCAGATCGCCGCCAACGATCCGAACCAGTACAACATCTCGACCTTTACGGACAGCGACCTGCCGATCAGCGCTGGAGGGTCTGACGACACGCACATTACCCGGCGTAATACTCCCTTGCTGGCGATGCCGCTGCAGGAGTTGATGCGCGCCGATGCGCCGGACCGGATCCTGCGGCGTATCGAACTGCAGAAGCGCTTCTCCTATCCCTTCGCCTGTTTTGTGCTGGTTCTGGTGGGTGTGCCCCTTGGCCTGTCGTCGCGCCGTGGCGGTAAGTCGACGGGCTTTGTGCTGACCATCCTTCTCGTCTTCATCTACTACCTGCTCTCTTCCATCGGGGAAGCGGTTGCGCGACAAGGCAAGCTGCCAGTCATAGTAGGGATATGGGCAGCCAATCTCGTCTTTGCGCTCGCAGGCATTCTTCTGCTGTGGAGACTTTCGGTGGAGACGATTCCCCTGGGCCGGCTCGCCGGCATGGGACAGTGGATTGCCGCCCGTCTCAAACGGGGTAAGACGCACGAGTCACAAGCCGTGGAGGCTGAGGTCCTCTCTGTAGACCGCAGCGCACGTAAGACCATCTGGGGCTTCCCTCTGCTGCTGGACGACTACGTGATGCGGCAGTTTGTCACCAACTTTGCCCTGGTGCTCACATCGTTCATAGCGCTTTCCCTGATCTTCAGCTTCTTTGAGCTGGTGGGAGATATCATCCGCAACCGTACGCCGCTTGTTACCGTAGGCGACTACCTGCTGAACCTGATTCCCTACATGCTCTACAACCTTGCTCCGCTGTGTGCCCTCATCGCCGTTCTGGTCACCTTCGGCGCATTGAATCGCACCAGTGAGATCACGGCGATGAAGGCCATCGGCATCTCGCTCTACCGCATTGCGGCGCCGGTCCTCGTGCTCGCAGCAGTGTTGGCTGCACTGCTGTTTACCTTCGACGAGTTCTACCTTCCCTCAGCGAACAAACGTCAGGAGGCCTTGCGTTCGGTCATCAAGGCACGGCCGGCACAAACCTTTTCACGTCCTGACCGGAAATGGATCACCGGTCAGACGAACGGCGGCGAGGATCCTGTCCGAATCTTCTACTACCAGTTCTTCAACCCGGACATGAACTCATTCGCGAACCTGACCGTCTTCGAGTTCCACCCCGGAACCTTCGCACTGCAGCGCCGCATCTTCGCTACCAGCGCACACTGGGATCAGAGCGCCCATCAATGGATCTTTGAGAATGGGTGGCAGCGCACCTTCGACAAAGAGTCTGTCGCTACCTATCAGCCGTTCGCCGTCTCGCTCTTCCCCGAGATCCACGAACAACCCAACTACTTCAAGAAGGAATTTGTCGCGGCTCAGGAGATGTCATTCGCGGATTTGACGCGATACATCAACGACCTGAAACAGTCTGGTTTTGACACCATGCGGTTGCGGGTGCAGTTGAACCACAAGATCGCCTACCCTCTGGTGACCCTGGTGATGGCGATACTGGCAATTCCGTTTGCGCTCTCCATGGGCCGCAAGGGATCACTGGCCGGCATCGCCGCTGCTATCGGCCTGGCTGTCGCCTACTGGGTGGTCGCCGGACTCTTTGAGGCGATGGGCAACGTGAATACTCTGCCGCCGATGCTGGCCGCCTGGTCGCCGGATATCCTGTTCGCCTTCGCCGGGGCTTACCTCCTGCTCCGGACCCCGACCTAAATTCGGATAAAGACCCTAGGATGTGCCATATCCGATACATTTAACTGGACACGCGACCCAAGGAGCTTATCCCCACCGTGAAAATTGCCGTTTTCGGCCTCGCCCTCACCACTTCCGCCGTTCTGGCACAGAGCGGAGCTACCACCCCAAAGCAGGCGACCTCTCCTGCAACCCACCGCCCGGCGACCACACCCGCCCGTAGACCCGCAGGCACGGCCACGAAGGCTCCCGCCGCTGCACCCGCCGCCGACCCGGCCTTCAATCCCAAGGGGGCGCCGGAGGTCACGGGAACGCCCAAGACCCTTTACGCACTAACCTACATCGACACCAAAATCGGTGACGGTCCGCTGGCGGAAGATGAGAAGTTCTACACCGTGCATTACACCGGCTGGCTCCCGGACGGCACCAAGTTCGACTCGTCGGTAGACCGCGGGCAGCCCTTTGTCTTTCCCTACGGCGCCCGGCGGGTCATTATGGGCTGGGACACCGGCTTCGAGGGCATGCACGTCGGCGGAAAACGC
This genomic window from Terriglobus albidus contains:
- the preA gene encoding NAD-dependent dihydropyrimidine dehydrogenase subunit PreA, whose protein sequence is MASLKTTFAGIECINPFWLASAPPTNCGEQVMRAFDAGWGGAVWKTIGEPITNVSSRYSSVDWAGQRMMGLNNIELISDRPIEINLAEIAEVKRRYPKHVVIASLMVESRRDVWHEMVKRAEDAGSDGLELNFGCPHGMSERGMGSAVGQVPEYAQMITEWVKEVARTPVLVKLTPNITDIRVVARAAKQGGADALSAINTINSITGIDLDTFTPRPNVDGKSSHGGYCGPAVKPIALNMVQSVMADPASVLPMSAIGGIGTWRDAAEFLLVGAGTVQVCTAVMHYGYRIVEDMIDGLSQWMDEKGFASLDDFRGLSLPRVTEWKHLNLNYKIVAQIDESLCIGCDLCHIACWDGAHQCIHTDRVTGPVDGHVEVHRKPMEAVHATMSSIAVTRIPKMDPPAVSHGHYKAPLARIPRVDETECVGCNLCSLVCPVEDCITMKEVPGGLAPETWEERTAKLGIVEQC
- a CDS encoding FAD-dependent oxidoreductase, giving the protein MGTAFTPHAGITARFPELKPALTPQAAMVEANRCLNCFDAPCTAACPTHIDVPRFIKKIATGNIAGSARSILEANVLAGSCARVCPVEVLCEGSCVMHHRAEKPIMIGRLQRYAMDNFYGRGLQIPVRERPELPLRVACIGGGPASLACAAELRQAGVQVTVFDKRDLAGGLNTYGVAEYKQRVSESLREVEAIQSMGVEILQREIGLEDFEALEQEFDAIFLGVGLGEMHRLRIPGGEAGVMDALDLIAGYKTGEILSIGRTVAVIGCGNTAIDAAVASKRLGADEVHIVYRRGPEEMSAFGFEYEHALQEGVKFLWWRQPIALEAGTLLCAATAINEAGELVVGEMRTELAAEVVVPAIGQSPLAEWLSSVKGIQFAKGRVVVDRATGATSHAKYFAGGDCVNGGREVVDAVADGKRAARGITAALGVMEVAHG
- a CDS encoding acyl-CoA desaturase; this encodes MGRAAQGGKINWITSIFMGAFHVGAIAALFCFSWKNLAAFVVLYFLAINVGIGMCYHRLLTHRGYKVPKWLEYCLTICGTLALEGGPIFWVATHRVHHQLSDHEGDPHTPHDGTWWAHAGWIISGRTLHTHTAMLARYAPDLTKDRFQVFMSKYHWLSIATAAAICYAIGGWSMVLWGIFLRTVLGLHSTWLVNSATHLWGSRRFETRDDSRNNWWVALLTGGEGWHNNHHAHPVSARHGLRWYEFDINYYGIWVLEKLGLAKKVLIAQWDPQDPRPAGS
- the lptG gene encoding LPS export ABC transporter permease LptG, with amino-acid sequence MRILTRYILRELLSHALLGGALFTFVLFMRDLEKILELVVRGSAPLTDVFRIFLYTVPNTLTLTLPMSVLVGVLLGLSRLAADSEVTAMRASGVGVLDFTRIVSIVAVGAFLLGLANSLYLAPRAASALIQIENQLKQSQVSFEVQPRVFYEDFKDYVLYVQDVVPGVGAAQWKNVFLADLAHPASPLITTATEAVVVNGGNQTLRMSMHAGGQHQIAANDPNQYNISTFTDSDLPISAGGSDDTHITRRNTPLLAMPLQELMRADAPDRILRRIELQKRFSYPFACFVLVLVGVPLGLSSRRGGKSTGFVLTILLVFIYYLLSSIGEAVARQGKLPVIVGIWAANLVFALAGILLLWRLSVETIPLGRLAGMGQWIAARLKRGKTHESQAVEAEVLSVDRSARKTIWGFPLLLDDYVMRQFVTNFALVLTSFIALSLIFSFFELVGDIIRNRTPLVTVGDYLLNLIPYMLYNLAPLCALIAVLVTFGALNRTSEITAMKAIGISLYRIAAPVLVLAAVLAALLFTFDEFYLPSANKRQEALRSVIKARPAQTFSRPDRKWITGQTNGGEDPVRIFYYQFFNPDMNSFANLTVFEFHPGTFALQRRIFATSAHWDQSAHQWIFENGWQRTFDKESVATYQPFAVSLFPEIHEQPNYFKKEFVAAQEMSFADLTRYINDLKQSGFDTMRLRVQLNHKIAYPLVTLVMAILAIPFALSMGRKGSLAGIAAAIGLAVAYWVVAGLFEAMGNVNTLPPMLAAWSPDILFAFAGAYLLLRTPT
- a CDS encoding FKBP-type peptidyl-prolyl cis-trans isomerase, with protein sequence MKIAVFGLALTTSAVLAQSGATTPKQATSPATHRPATTPARRPAGTATKAPAAAPAADPAFNPKGAPEVTGTPKTLYALTYIDTKIGDGPLAEDEKFYTVHYTGWLPDGTKFDSSVDRGQPFVFPYGARRVIMGWDTGFEGMHVGGKRRILVPWQLAYGAAGRGPIPPKSPLVFDIELIAQSATPPEPPAQPAQPAPSTPPPASTSQQPK